A single region of the Saprospiraceae bacterium genome encodes:
- a CDS encoding NADP-dependent oxidoreductase produces MKAYTINRYSKTDKLQLAGVPEPIVKENDVLIEVHSASINQLDAKLKSGEFKLLMPYKFPLILGHDVAGIITKVGKKVSRFKVGDAVFARPADFRIGTFAEFIAVNENDIALKPKNITMEQAASIPLVALTVWQAFVEKAKLKKGQKVFIQAGSGGVGTIAIQLAKHLGATVATTTSADNFELVKSLGADIAIDYKTQDFETILRDYDLVLNSLHIRKRLTPHSGRLTPLRRYLRKGKC; encoded by the coding sequence ATGAAAGCATACACGATAAATCGATATAGCAAGACAGATAAATTACAACTTGCTGGAGTTCCTGAACCAATCGTTAAGGAAAATGATGTGCTGATTGAAGTCCATTCGGCAAGTATCAATCAATTAGATGCCAAACTAAAAAGTGGCGAATTCAAATTATTAATGCCTTATAAATTTCCATTGATTCTAGGTCACGATGTTGCCGGAATTATAACGAAAGTTGGGAAGAAAGTGAGTCGTTTTAAAGTTGGTGATGCTGTATTTGCTCGTCCTGCGGATTTTCGTATCGGCACATTTGCCGAGTTTATTGCTGTCAATGAAAATGACATTGCCTTGAAACCAAAAAACATTACAATGGAACAGGCGGCTTCAATTCCATTAGTCGCTTTAACTGTTTGGCAAGCGTTTGTTGAAAAAGCGAAACTAAAAAAAGGTCAGAAAGTCTTTATTCAAGCGGGTTCGGGTGGTGTCGGAACGATTGCCATTCAGTTAGCGAAACATTTGGGGGCGACTGTTGCCACAACCACAAGTGCCGATAATTTTGAGTTGGTCAAAAGTTTGGGTGCTGATATTGCGATTGATTACAAAACACAAGATTTTGAAACGATTTTGAGGGATTACGATTTGGTATTGAACAGTCTGCATATTCGGAAACGTCTGACCCCCCATTCCGGTCGTCTGACCCCCCTGAGAAGATACCTACGAAAAGGCAAATGTTAA
- a CDS encoding zinc-binding dehydrogenase produces MYLQIPGGSKLRNHPQSFSKLRGSKPRNWGVRPNRNWGVRPIGIRNSQDEKTLEKSLRILKSGGKVISISGPPDPTFAKEMSLNLFMKAVIFFLSRKVRSQATKLGIDYSFLFMQANGKHLTEIGKLIESSVIRPVVDKVFSFEQMNEAIDYVSSGRAKGKVIVKVK; encoded by the coding sequence ATGTATCTACAAATTCCAGGGGGGTCAAAGCTCCGGAATCACCCTCAATCCTTTTCAAAACTTAGGGGGTCAAAGCCCCGGAATTGGGGGGTCAGACCAAATCGGAACTGGGGGGTCAGACCGATCGGAATACGCAACAGTCAAGATGAAAAGACGCTTGAAAAGTCGTTGCGAATATTGAAGTCTGGTGGAAAAGTGATTTCAATTTCTGGTCCACCTGACCCGACTTTTGCAAAAGAAATGAGTTTGAATTTGTTTATGAAAGCTGTTATTTTCTTTTTGAGTAGAAAGGTCAGAAGTCAGGCAACGAAACTTGGTATAGATTATTCATTTCTTTTTATGCAAGCCAACGGAAAGCATTTGACAGAAATTGGGAAATTAATTGAATCAAGTGTCATTCGTCCTGTCGTTGATAAAGTTTTTTCGTTTGAACAAATGAACGAAGCAATTGATTATGTTTCAAGTGGTCGTGCTAAAGGAAAAGTAATTGTTAAGGTCAAATAG
- a CDS encoding serine hydrolase domain-containing protein, translated as MKNIWIISILFFACNTEPKTTPGTLSGIKPKYETYNYTGFTKEEKYAFHKHILEGGDWTVGGDKERYYYLNFSEIMNYSRILRSDTPKFLEETPRDDIKNFITTTDLKKGGGLSLNDYIQQVEVNGLIIIHKGKIVFEGYPRMFPTDLHTHLIITQVFIGTSIAILEDRGLIDTSKPIEHYFDILKNSGWEGVPVIDILSMSSGIDRPFETYEKSFDPIKDLAIAKSAKPSGTEYQYSIADALMLTLLVEKISGLTFRDFVEQEIWRKIGSEYSALLGINTNGTSLSYLNGMSSTLRDLARFGLAFVPSGRKSTNSIISDAHLSKIRNVNKNLNTSRDLEEKKYSSYQWNAVYDDGDFYKAAHGGQGLYISPKKDLVIAFYGTANTDRQSNQLHVISRQLSKSGLFDLE; from the coding sequence ATGAAAAATATCTGGATCATCTCAATTCTTTTTTTTGCATGTAATACAGAACCAAAAACTACTCCTGGTACTTTAAGCGGTATTAAACCAAAATATGAAACGTATAATTATACTGGTTTTACAAAAGAAGAGAAGTACGCATTCCATAAACACATTTTAGAAGGTGGCGATTGGACCGTAGGTGGCGATAAGGAGCGGTATTATTACTTAAACTTCTCCGAAATAATGAATTATTCACGAATACTTAGGTCCGATACACCAAAGTTTCTTGAGGAAACACCAAGAGATGATATTAAAAACTTTATTACGACAACCGATTTAAAAAAGGGAGGTGGATTATCTTTAAACGACTATATACAGCAAGTAGAAGTTAATGGGTTAATTATAATTCATAAAGGTAAAATCGTCTTTGAAGGCTATCCAAGAATGTTTCCAACCGATTTACATACTCATTTAATAATAACTCAAGTCTTTATTGGTACCTCAATTGCTATTTTGGAAGATAGAGGTTTAATCGATACTAGCAAACCCATTGAACACTACTTTGATATCCTTAAAAATTCAGGTTGGGAAGGTGTTCCGGTAATCGATATACTTTCCATGAGTTCCGGAATTGATCGTCCTTTTGAGACCTACGAGAAAAGTTTTGACCCAATTAAAGATTTAGCAATAGCAAAATCCGCTAAACCATCAGGAACGGAATATCAATATTCGATTGCAGATGCTCTCATGTTAACACTATTAGTCGAAAAAATTAGTGGTCTAACCTTTCGTGATTTTGTTGAACAGGAAATATGGAGAAAAATAGGATCAGAATATAGCGCCCTCTTAGGGATCAATACTAATGGCACCTCTCTTTCCTATTTAAATGGTATGTCATCAACACTTCGAGATCTTGCCAGGTTTGGTCTTGCATTTGTGCCTAGTGGTAGAAAGAGCACCAATTCAATAATTTCTGATGCTCACTTATCTAAAATTAGAAATGTAAATAAAAACCTCAATACGTCAAGGGATTTAGAAGAAAAGAAATATAGCAGTTATCAATGGAATGCAGTATACGATGATGGCGATTTTTACAAAGCGGCACATGGAGGACAAGGCCTTTACATATCGCCTAAAAAGGATTTAGTTATTGCATTTTACGGAACTGCCAATACAGATCGTCAAAGTAATCAACTTCATGTCATTTCTCGACAGCTTTCCAAATCAGGACTGTTTGATCTCGAGTGA
- a CDS encoding helix-turn-helix domain-containing protein gives MTKNKKRSDCPISSSLDVWGDKWSLLIVRDLMFAKQCTYGDFLKSEEKIATNILASRLQMLEENGIITKSDHPDSKAKVLYQLTHKGIDLMPLMIEINLWAEKYYDLPADRIALLKEVKKDKEKFIKTTTKELKKSSR, from the coding sequence ATGACAAAAAATAAAAAAAGGTCAGATTGTCCCATTAGTAGCTCGCTTGACGTTTGGGGCGACAAGTGGTCGTTGCTCATTGTAAGAGATTTAATGTTTGCAAAACAATGCACCTATGGTGACTTTTTGAAATCAGAAGAAAAAATTGCGACCAACATTTTGGCTTCACGACTTCAAATGCTTGAAGAAAACGGTATTATTACAAAATCAGACCATCCAGACAGTAAAGCAAAAGTTTTATACCAATTGACACATAAAGGAATTGATTTAATGCCCTTAATGATTGAAATAAACCTGTGGGCAGAAAAGTATTATGACTTACCAGCCGACAGAATAGCGCTGTTGAAAGAAGTGAAAAAGGACAAAGAAAAATTCATTAAAACAACGACTAAGGAATTGAAAAAAAGCAGCCGCTAA
- the istB gene encoding IS21-like element helper ATPase IstB, with protein sequence MKNVSLQRMKQLKLIGMANAYEAILGLPINQQPEAHQLLATLLDAEHDNRSNKKMQMFVRLSKLRYQATLPDIDCDQQRNLSKEKLLKLADCSYIQRGENILITGATGCGKSYLACALGHQACVLGHRTLYFNMNRLTEQIALARTDGSLLKWLDRIKKAALIIFDDFGLQPITPAIKLILLQILEDRYEAAATLICSQLPVNKWYEYFDEPTLADAILDRIIPKAHRIDLKGNSLRKPAKSLS encoded by the coding sequence ATGAAAAATGTATCCCTGCAAAGGATGAAGCAACTCAAATTAATCGGAATGGCCAATGCTTATGAGGCTATATTGGGCTTGCCTATCAACCAGCAACCCGAAGCACATCAACTCTTGGCTACCCTGCTAGATGCAGAGCATGACAACCGGTCTAATAAAAAAATGCAAATGTTTGTAAGACTCAGCAAACTCCGATATCAAGCCACTTTACCTGATATTGATTGCGATCAACAGCGAAATCTAAGTAAAGAAAAACTCCTCAAATTAGCCGATTGCTCCTACATCCAAAGGGGAGAAAATATCCTCATCACCGGGGCAACCGGTTGTGGTAAATCCTATCTGGCATGTGCCCTAGGTCATCAAGCTTGCGTCTTAGGTCACAGAACCCTCTACTTCAACATGAATCGATTAACCGAACAAATTGCCCTGGCAAGAACCGATGGATCACTCCTCAAGTGGTTGGACAGAATTAAAAAAGCAGCACTCATTATCTTTGATGATTTTGGTCTACAACCCATTACACCAGCCATCAAACTGATCCTCTTACAAATACTCGAAGACCGATACGAAGCAGCAGCTACTTTAATCTGCTCACAACTACCCGTCAACAAGTGGTATGAATATTTTGATGAACCTACTTTAGCTGATGCTATTTTGGATAGAATTATTCCTAAAGCACATCGAATAGATTTGAAAGGAAATAGTTTAAGAAAACCAGCAAAAAGTTTATCTTAA
- a CDS encoding HipA family kinase, with amino-acid sequence MNAPEIRTVNVTRYVTPLREGGSLPAIVEADDEFPYVLKFRGAGQGKKALIAELIGGELARSMGLKVPELVFMNLDDSFSKTEPDEEIQDLLRFSVGLNIGLHYLSGAITYDPLVSNADALSASKVVLLDSMITNVDRTARNTNLLNWNKALWLIDHGASLYFHHSWESWKAHAHKTFPAIKEHVLLTKATMLDQASTDIKAAVTPQTIAAIVSLIPDDWLIDAADSYTPEQKRAVYNEFLNTKLSNIDLLTKEASDARKASV; translated from the coding sequence ATGAATGCACCTGAGATACGCACGGTCAATGTGACCCGCTATGTGACGCCACTAAGGGAAGGGGGATCCTTGCCAGCCATTGTAGAGGCTGACGATGAGTTTCCGTATGTCCTGAAATTCCGGGGCGCCGGCCAGGGGAAAAAGGCCCTGATTGCAGAACTAATTGGCGGCGAATTGGCACGGAGTATGGGATTAAAGGTCCCCGAATTGGTCTTTATGAACCTGGATGATTCTTTTAGCAAAACAGAACCGGATGAAGAAATCCAGGATTTACTAAGGTTTAGTGTTGGTTTGAATATTGGCTTACACTACCTCTCTGGGGCTATTACGTATGATCCTTTGGTGTCAAATGCAGATGCCCTTTCGGCCTCCAAAGTGGTCCTGCTTGATAGCATGATCACCAATGTGGATCGAACGGCACGCAATACCAATTTGTTGAACTGGAACAAAGCACTTTGGCTGATCGATCATGGCGCAAGTCTTTATTTCCATCATTCCTGGGAGAGTTGGAAAGCGCATGCCCATAAAACTTTTCCGGCCATCAAGGAGCATGTGCTGCTAACCAAAGCCACTATGCTGGACCAGGCGTCGACTGACATCAAGGCCGCCGTCACCCCGCAAACCATCGCTGCGATTGTCTCCCTGATTCCCGATGATTGGCTCATTGACGCGGCAGATTCGTATACGCCTGAGCAAAAAAGAGCCGTATACAACGAATTTTTAAATACCAAGCTTTCTAATATTGATTTGCTCACCAAAGAAGCCTCCGATGCCAGAAAAGCTAGTGTATGA
- a CDS encoding SDR family oxidoreductase produces the protein MEKNILVTGASSGFGLLLANELHKKGYNVIGTSRNPEKIKSVVPFKVLALDITDDNSIKSFGKELFNEIKQLDVLINNAGFYLSGLAEETTIAQGKQQLETNFWGTVMLTNELLPYFRKQRSGKIITVGSIMGLISLPGGAYYAASKHALEGYFKALRFELKEFNVKVSMVEPVGFKTNIVTNSKVAENRISDYDTYRKTLEEYTKDLFSKSEEPTAVVEKLMELVENETPKINNPVGKGSSLLPAIQFFSYKTFENSVIKNINKFKN, from the coding sequence ATGGAAAAGAATATTTTAGTAACAGGGGCATCTTCAGGCTTTGGTTTATTACTCGCAAACGAGCTACACAAAAAAGGTTACAATGTAATTGGTACAAGTAGAAACCCAGAAAAGATAAAATCAGTAGTGCCCTTCAAAGTGTTGGCGTTAGATATTACTGATGATAATTCTATTAAATCTTTTGGCAAAGAACTTTTTAACGAAATCAAACAATTAGATGTCCTGATAAATAATGCAGGATTTTATTTGTCAGGTCTTGCGGAAGAAACTACAATAGCACAAGGAAAACAACAACTGGAAACCAATTTTTGGGGAACTGTTATGCTGACTAATGAATTGTTACCCTATTTTAGAAAGCAACGCTCCGGTAAAATAATCACGGTAGGCTCAATTATGGGTTTAATCAGTCTCCCAGGTGGTGCTTATTATGCTGCATCCAAGCACGCATTAGAAGGTTATTTCAAAGCCCTGCGTTTTGAACTAAAAGAATTTAATGTAAAAGTAAGTATGGTAGAGCCTGTGGGTTTTAAGACCAATATTGTTACAAACTCAAAAGTTGCAGAAAATAGAATAAGTGATTACGATACCTATCGTAAAACGCTTGAAGAGTACACGAAAGATTTATTTTCAAAATCAGAAGAGCCAACTGCTGTTGTTGAAAAGCTTATGGAATTGGTTGAAAATGAAACCCCCAAAATTAATAATCCCGTGGGTAAGGGGTCTTCGTTGCTCCCAGCAATACAGTTTTTTTCATATAAAACCTTTGAAAATTCAGTAATAAAAAACATCAATAAATTTAAAAATTAG
- a CDS encoding DUF3037 domain-containing protein: protein MPEKLVYEFALIHFVPKVERGEYMNIGVILLCKKKKYLQMKYHLDESRLRALAPDIDLANLAAYLRAWDLICHGSPLGGPIAQLDPPNRFRWLTASRSTIIQSSKVHPGICIDPEWVLEDLFQKYVL, encoded by the coding sequence ATGCCAGAAAAGCTAGTGTATGAATTTGCCTTGATCCACTTTGTTCCCAAGGTCGAGCGGGGGGAATATATGAATATAGGAGTGATTCTTCTTTGTAAAAAGAAAAAATACCTCCAGATGAAATACCACCTTGATGAAAGTCGACTCCGCGCCCTTGCACCCGACATTGACCTTGCCAACTTAGCCGCCTATTTAAGGGCTTGGGACTTGATCTGCCATGGGAGCCCTCTGGGAGGCCCCATCGCACAACTTGATCCGCCAAATCGTTTTCGCTGGTTGACCGCCAGCAGGAGCACCATTATTCAAAGTTCCAAAGTACATCCCGGCATCTGCATTGACCCTGAATGGGTGCTGGAAGATTTATTTCAAAAGTATGTTTTATAA
- a CDS encoding Crp/Fnr family transcriptional regulator, which yields MTEILEKHIIERIGRRPENLDKVIPHFESIKTKRGEHLLNQGGVCKYVYFIVKGCLQVYVFDKNGNESTRSFYFENDWVTDIFGFKNQTPSSEFIKCIEHCELLRIHFEPFQALCREVPQFDALYKEILEASYNNTVYRVNTLTSLNALERVQWLMETKPLIMTRLSSKLIASYLGISPETLTRLKSKL from the coding sequence ATGACCGAAATACTTGAAAAACATATAATAGAGCGCATTGGAAGACGACCTGAAAACTTAGATAAGGTAATTCCTCATTTTGAATCAATAAAAACCAAAAGAGGCGAACATTTATTGAATCAAGGTGGTGTATGCAAGTATGTGTATTTCATCGTAAAAGGCTGTTTGCAAGTTTACGTATTCGACAAAAATGGTAACGAATCAACACGTTCTTTTTATTTTGAAAATGATTGGGTTACAGATATTTTTGGATTTAAAAATCAGACACCTTCATCAGAGTTTATTAAGTGCATAGAACATTGTGAACTATTGCGAATCCATTTTGAACCATTCCAAGCTTTGTGTAGAGAAGTCCCGCAGTTTGATGCACTCTACAAGGAGATTCTTGAAGCTTCCTACAATAACACCGTTTACAGGGTAAATACTTTGACTTCACTTAATGCACTTGAGCGAGTTCAATGGCTAATGGAAACTAAACCGCTCATTATGACAAGACTTTCAAGCAAACTAATTGCATCCTATTTAGGTATTTCTCCTGAAACGCTCACTCGATTAAAATCCAAGCTCTAA
- a CDS encoding PIN domain-containing protein has translation MVDVNKQHARESYKFRSRYQFLKGMDSLQIGVAKLENCDKFLTNDIKLLKIKEIEIVLVKDLK, from the coding sequence ATGGTTGATGTCAACAAGCAACATGCCAGAGAATCTTATAAATTCAGAAGTAGATATCAATTTTTGAAGGGGATGGATAGTTTGCAAATCGGAGTAGCAAAACTAGAAAACTGTGATAAATTTTTGACAAATGATATCAAGCTGTTGAAAATCAAAGAAATCGAGATCGTATTGGTTAAGGACTTGAAATAA
- a CDS encoding ATP-binding protein, which translates to MKYLDRIIEAQILESLVPNKVIVLIGPRRVGKTILIEQILEKIDEPYLLMSGEDITVLELLKRRSVQNYTNLLQGKRFLIIDEAQKIPEIGNILKLMIDQIKGLKILVTGSSAFDINNYTGEPLTGRKITYNIFALSEQELDQAENIFEKKDNLHERLVYGNYPELLQLNENAKKAEYLREIVSSYLLKDILAFENIRNADKIFDLLRMIAFQIGGEVSIQELGNQLDMSKNTVDKYLDLLSKVYVIHKVNGFSKNLRKEVTKNSRWYFYDNGLRNVIIANLNPIGLRNDIGMLWENYIISERIKFQRYNKMLVNNYFWRTYDQQEIDWVEEREGKLYGYEFKWNAKKQAKAPGAWKKNYENAEFEVINPDNYLEWIRKY; encoded by the coding sequence ATGAAGTACCTTGATAGAATTATTGAAGCGCAAATATTAGAAAGCTTAGTTCCTAATAAGGTAATTGTATTGATAGGCCCACGTCGAGTTGGGAAAACTATTCTTATTGAGCAAATTCTAGAGAAGATAGATGAACCTTATTTATTAATGAGTGGTGAGGATATTACTGTATTGGAATTGTTGAAAAGAAGAAGTGTTCAAAACTATACTAATCTTCTACAGGGAAAAAGATTTTTAATCATAGATGAGGCGCAAAAAATTCCTGAGATAGGAAACATTTTAAAATTGATGATTGACCAAATAAAAGGATTGAAAATTTTGGTTACTGGATCGTCTGCCTTTGATATAAATAATTATACGGGAGAACCATTAACAGGAAGAAAAATCACATATAATATATTCGCATTATCAGAACAAGAGTTAGATCAAGCCGAGAATATATTTGAAAAGAAAGACAATTTGCATGAAAGGTTGGTGTATGGGAATTACCCTGAATTGCTACAACTAAATGAGAATGCTAAAAAAGCAGAATACCTACGAGAAATAGTAAGTTCCTATTTATTGAAAGACATTCTTGCATTTGAAAATATAAGAAATGCAGATAAAATTTTTGATTTGCTGCGAATGATTGCTTTTCAAATTGGAGGAGAAGTTTCTATTCAAGAGTTAGGTAATCAACTAGATATGAGTAAAAATACCGTGGATAAATACCTTGATTTATTGTCAAAGGTTTATGTAATTCATAAGGTCAATGGATTTAGTAAAAATTTGAGAAAAGAAGTTACAAAAAATAGTAGATGGTATTTTTATGATAATGGATTGCGAAATGTAATCATCGCAAATTTGAATCCTATTGGATTGAGGAATGATATTGGCATGCTATGGGAAAACTATATCATCAGTGAGCGAATAAAATTTCAGCGTTATAATAAAATGCTAGTGAATAATTATTTTTGGAGGACTTATGATCAGCAAGAGATTGACTGGGTAGAAGAAAGAGAAGGTAAACTTTATGGCTATGAATTCAAGTGGAATGCAAAAAAGCAAGCAAAAGCGCCAGGAGCATGGAAAAAGAATTATGAGAATGCTGAATTTGAGGTTATTAATCCTGATAACTACTTAGAATGGATTAGGAAATATTGA
- a CDS encoding dual specificity protein phosphatase family protein, with product MISDIHWINDKKIGEKKIGTMARPRGNDWLDDEIKWLKIKEIDCLVSLLEKSEEWELGLQDEEEICKKREIEFINFPIKDVTTPKNEDEFVRLANNLAKQINQNRKVVIHCRMGIGRASVLAAAIMIILGCEGKDVFETISKYRKLKVPDTDEQKEWILSIEDKLKKEK from the coding sequence GTGATTTCAGATATACATTGGATAAATGATAAAAAAATTGGCGAAAAGAAAATTGGAACAATGGCTCGACCAAGAGGAAACGATTGGTTAGACGACGAAATAAAGTGGTTAAAAATTAAAGAAATAGATTGCTTAGTTTCACTTTTAGAAAAATCTGAAGAATGGGAATTAGGACTTCAAGATGAAGAAGAAATTTGCAAAAAACGGGAAATTGAATTTATTAACTTTCCAATCAAAGATGTAACTACGCCAAAAAATGAAGATGAATTTGTAAGATTAGCAAACAACTTGGCAAAGCAAATAAATCAAAATAGAAAAGTTGTTATTCATTGTCGAATGGGAATTGGAAGAGCTTCAGTTTTAGCAGCAGCAATAATGATAATTTTAGGTTGCGAAGGAAAAGATGTTTTTGAGACAATTAGCAAATATCGAAAATTAAAAGTTCCAGATACAGATGAGCAAAAAGAATGGATTTTATCAATAGAAGATAAATTGAAAAAAGAAAAATAA
- a CDS encoding AraC family transcriptional regulator encodes MKKGDKGYSSALYVWNGLSVFWGTSFNTSPHSHDTLQLAFDIDRKFRLKDQNTPWQEHSAAIIRAGHVHQLDSNGSIQLFLYLDRDSTYAKQLTEKYLSDSNISNLEGSDIRTLSNDFFKRLLVITNCDELFHGCYTILKHLIELGKPAKRDERVDKAIAFIIRSQNKPFKVKDVADHVYLSESRLRHLFKEQVGQPIQNFILWMRVVDSLNLVLKGKRLDQTAYASGFWDPSHMNRSYKELLGVAPGAIKKYEDDIRIIACDSKSLYTFSTEIFDDWDVDRPNRIIET; translated from the coding sequence ATGAAAAAAGGCGATAAAGGGTACTCATCAGCATTGTACGTTTGGAATGGCTTAAGCGTATTCTGGGGGACATCATTCAATACGAGTCCTCACTCACATGATACATTGCAACTCGCCTTTGATATCGACCGTAAATTTCGGCTCAAAGACCAAAACACACCCTGGCAAGAACATTCTGCTGCGATCATCCGGGCCGGACATGTACATCAATTGGATAGCAACGGGAGTATCCAACTTTTTCTTTATCTGGACAGAGATAGTACGTATGCTAAGCAGCTAACAGAAAAATACCTGTCAGACAGTAATATCAGTAATCTGGAAGGATCAGATATCAGAACGCTGAGCAATGATTTCTTCAAAAGACTTTTGGTTATTACCAATTGTGATGAACTCTTTCATGGATGCTACACAATATTAAAGCACCTGATAGAACTCGGCAAGCCTGCAAAAAGAGACGAGCGAGTTGATAAGGCAATCGCATTTATCATTCGATCTCAGAACAAACCCTTCAAAGTGAAGGATGTAGCCGATCATGTTTATTTATCTGAAAGTCGGTTGCGCCACCTATTCAAAGAACAGGTAGGGCAACCGATACAGAATTTCATCCTGTGGATGCGGGTAGTAGATTCTCTAAACCTGGTACTAAAGGGTAAGCGACTTGATCAAACAGCTTATGCAAGCGGGTTTTGGGACCCTTCGCACATGAATCGGTCATACAAGGAACTTTTGGGAGTAGCTCCCGGAGCGATCAAAAAGTATGAGGATGATATCCGTATTATCGCTTGCGACAGTAAAAGTCTTTACACTTTTAGTACAGAAATATTTGATGACTGGGACGTAGACCGTCCTAATAGAATAATTGAGACATGA
- the istA gene encoding IS21 family transposase, which yields MDQVKSIIKNYLSTRSIKATARQLKISKNTVREYLRRSQAYTEDIGQLLLLDDDQLKVILYGTHTPSQTDRSATLSQQQDYWIKELRRVGVTRQLLWEEYRVEHPDGYGYSQFCEYLKRGIGRKDLTLSLNHVPGQELMVDFSGKKLEWVDLSTGQVHSCEVLVAVFPHSHYAFVIALASQQLAHFVHGLNQALSFFGGLPQVLLSDNLKSYVTRADRYEPTFTQLCEQLAAHYQLDLQATRVGKPKDKASVENAVGVVYNRIYGPLRNEVFSSLAALNEGIREQLDRHNAKAYQKKKKGVDKVFFRPTNAHK from the coding sequence ATGGATCAAGTAAAAAGCATTATCAAAAATTATCTGAGTACCCGTTCGATTAAGGCTACGGCCCGTCAACTAAAAATATCGAAGAATACGGTACGCGAGTATCTGCGTCGCAGCCAAGCTTATACGGAGGATATAGGGCAGCTTTTATTGTTAGATGACGATCAACTTAAGGTTATCCTGTATGGCACCCATACGCCTAGCCAAACGGACCGCAGCGCTACCTTATCTCAACAGCAGGACTATTGGATAAAAGAATTACGTCGAGTAGGTGTAACGCGGCAGTTGTTATGGGAAGAATACCGGGTGGAACATCCAGATGGTTATGGATATAGTCAGTTTTGTGAATATCTAAAAAGAGGGATTGGCCGCAAAGATCTTACGCTGAGTTTGAACCATGTTCCAGGTCAAGAACTGATGGTAGATTTTAGTGGAAAGAAACTTGAGTGGGTAGATCTCAGTACGGGCCAAGTCCATTCATGTGAAGTCCTGGTAGCGGTGTTTCCCCATAGCCATTATGCATTTGTCATTGCCTTGGCTAGTCAACAGCTTGCCCATTTTGTACATGGTCTGAACCAAGCGCTGTCATTTTTTGGTGGCCTTCCTCAGGTCCTCTTATCGGATAATTTAAAATCTTATGTTACCAGGGCCGATAGATATGAACCCACTTTCACCCAATTATGTGAGCAATTAGCTGCCCACTATCAATTGGACTTACAGGCTACCCGAGTGGGTAAACCCAAGGATAAAGCCAGTGTGGAAAATGCTGTAGGTGTGGTCTATAACCGTATTTATGGCCCTTTAAGAAATGAAGTCTTCTCCAGTTTAGCGGCCCTAAACGAGGGCATTAGAGAACAACTTGATCGGCACAATGCCAAGGCTTATCAAAAAAAAAAGAAGGGAGTCGACAAAGTATTTTTCAGACCTACGAACGCCCACAAATGA
- a CDS encoding YciI family protein gives MKEYLLLFWNESGDGQYQIDPEKMKEGMMAWQSWIGNIAMQGKLISTKPIQWEGIQIGNEKRKESPVIADKIMVTGYLICKSDNIDEVVEWTKTCPIMHSPSGFTEIREVAPFEM, from the coding sequence ATGAAAGAGTACTTATTATTGTTTTGGAATGAATCAGGCGATGGTCAATACCAAATAGACCCTGAGAAAATGAAAGAAGGTATGATGGCTTGGCAGTCCTGGATTGGAAATATTGCCATGCAAGGAAAGCTAATTTCCACAAAGCCCATACAATGGGAAGGGATACAGATTGGCAATGAAAAAAGGAAAGAAAGCCCTGTAATAGCTGACAAAATTATGGTAACTGGCTATTTGATTTGTAAATCCGACAATATCGATGAAGTTGTAGAATGGACAAAAACCTGCCCCATCATGCACAGTCCATCAGGATTTACTGAAATTAGAGAAGTTGCACCTTTTGAAATGTAA